DNA sequence from the Cronobacter turicensis z3032 genome:
TATTCCATTATGGAGCCGCTGCTGGTGCACCGGTTGCTCGACGGCGAGGCGGCGCGCAAGCGCGTGGCGTGGCTGCTGGAGCGCGTGGGGCTGAAGCCCGAGCACGCCTGGCGTTACCCGCATGAGTTTTCCGGCGGCCAGCGTCAGCGTATCTGTATTGCGCGCGCGCTGGCGCTCAACCCGAAAGTGGTGATCGCCGATGAGTCGGTCTCCGCGCTTGATGTCTCTATCCGCGCGCAAATCATTAACCTGCTGCTTGATTTGCAGCGCGATTTTGGCATTTCGTTTCTGTTTATTTCACACGATATGGCGGTGGTGGAGCGTATCAGCCACCGCGTGGCGGTGATGTATCTCGGACAGATTGTTGAGATAGGTCCGCGCCGCGCGGTGTTTGAAAACCCACAACACCCCTACACCCGCAAGCTGATGGCGGCGGTGCCGGTGGCCGATCCTGGTCATCCGCGTCGTCAGCCCGTGCTGCTTTCTGATGAGATCCCGAGCGCCACGCGCCCGAAAGGCGACGCGCCGTTTGTCGCGCCGCTGGTGCAGGTGGGGCAGGGACATTATGTGGCGCGCCACCCCGTAGGGGCGACGGACCACCATTTTTAATTTTCAGGTACGGCTTTCAGGAGAAGACTATGACACAACACATCGCACGCCGCTGGCTGGCCGCGGCAGGGCTGGCGTCTGCGCTGGCCGCCGCGCCCGCCTTTGCGCAGAAAGAGATTGTCGTGGCCGTGGGCTCAAGCTTCACCACGCTCGATCCTTATGACGCTAACGACACGCTCTCCCAGCAGGTTGCCAAATCGTTCTATCAGGGGCTGTTTGGCCTTGATAAATCAATGAAAGTACAGAACGTGCTGGCGCAGAGCTACAGCGTGTCGGACGACGGGCTGGTCTACACCGTAAAACTTCGCAGCGGCGTAAAATTTCAGGACGGCACCGATTTCAACGCTGCGGCGGTAAAGGTGAACCTCGATCGCGCCAGCAACCCGGATAACCACCTGAAGCGTTATAACCTGTATAAGAACATCGCCAGCACCGAGGCGGTGGATCCGACGACGGTCAAAATCACCCTCAAACAGCCATTCTCGGCGTTTATTAATATTCTGGCCCACCCGGCGACCGCGATGATTTCCCCGGCGGCGCTGGAGAAATATGGCAATGAGATAGGCTTCCATCCGGTCGGCACCGGGCCGTATGAGCTGGTAACGTGGAACCCGACCGATTTTGTGAAGGTGAAGAAAAATGCCCACTACTGGCAGCCGGGGCTGCCGAAGCTTGACGCCATCACCTGGCGTCCGGTGGTGGATAACAATACGCGCGCCTCGATGCTGCAAACCGGCGAAGCGCAGTTCGCGTTCCCGATCCCTTACGAACAGGCGGCGCTGCTTGAGAAAAACAGCAAGCTGGATCTGGTGGCAACGCCTTCAATCATGCAGCGTTATATCAGCATGAACGTGACCCAGAAGCCGTTCGATAACCCGAAAGTGCGCGAGGCGATTAACTACGCCATTAACCGTCAGGCGCTGGTGAAGGTGGCATTCGCGGGCTATGCGACGCCCGCCACCGGCGTGGTGCCGCCGACGATTGAGTTCGCGCAGCAGTATCAGCCGTGGCCATACAACCCGGCCAAAGCGCGCGAGTTGTTAAAAGAGGCGGGCTACCCGAACGGCTTTAGCACCACGCTCTGGTCATCGCATAACCACAGTACGGCCCAGAAGGTGTTGCAGTTTACGCAGCAGCAGCTGGCGCAGGTGGGGATTAAAGCGAAAGTCACGGCGATGGACGCGGGCCAGCGCGCCTCGGAAGTGGAAGGCAAAGGACAGAAAGAGAGCGGCGTGCGGATGTTCTACACCGGCTGGTCAGCCTCAACCGGCGAGGCCGACTGGGCGCTTTCGCCGCTTTTCGCCTCGCAAAACTGGCCGCCGACGCTGTTTAACACGGCGTTTTACAGCAACCCGTCGGTGGATAAAGACCTCGCCGATGCGCTGAAAACCACCGATAAGTCCCGTAAAGCCGCGCTGTATAAAGCCGCGCAGGATACGCTGTGGAAAGAGTCGCCCTGGGTGCCGCTGGTGGTAGAGAAGCTGGTGTCGGCGCACAGCAAATCGCTGACCGGGTTTTACATGATGCCGGATACAGGCTTTAGTTTTGAGGACGCGGATATCAAGTAAGCGTTGCAGGAAGGTGGGTGCGCCTACGCTTACCCACCCTACATTTATGCACCCAACCGCTGTAGGGCGGGTAAGCAAAGCGCACCCGCCGAGCCAGGGTCGGCAATGGAAACCGTAGGGCGGGTAGGCAAAGCGCACCCGCCGGCGGCAGACCGGCACGTACTCATAACAGAAGAAGAGATCATGAAGGAATACAGGGTTTCGCATGTTTAGCTACATCATAAAACGCCTGCTGGGGCTCATCCCGACGCTGCTCATCGTGGCGGTACTGGTGTTTTTGTTTGTTCATCTGCTGCCGGGCGATCCGGCGCGCCTGGTCGCCGGGCCGGAGGCGGATTCGCAGGTCATTGAACTGGTGCGCCATCAGCTCGGGCTCGATCAGCCGCTCTGGCAGCAGTTCTGGCACTACATCAGCAACGTGGTGCGGGGCGATTTCGGCACCTCGCTGGTGTCGCGTCGTCCGGTATCGGAAGAGATAGCCAGCCGCTTTATGCCGACCTTCTGGCTGACGCTTGCCAGCATGAGCTGGGCGATGATCTTCGGGCTCGCCGCCGGGATTGTCGCGGCGGTGTGGCGCAACCGCTGGCCAGACCGCCTGAGCATGACGCTCGCGGTCTCCGGCATTTCATTCCCCGCGTTCGCCCTCGGTATGCTGCTGATGCATATCTTCTCGGTGCAGCTCGGCTGGTTGCCCACCGTGGGCGCCGACAGCTGGCGGCACTATATTCTGCCGTCGCTGACGCTGGGCGCCGCCGTGGCGGCCGTCATGGCGCGCTTTACCCGCGCCTCGTTCGTCGATGTGCTGAGCGAAGATTACATGCGCACCGCCCGCGCCAAAGGCGTGAGCGAAAAGTGGGTTATCCTGAAACATGGCCTGCGCAACGCCATGATCCCGGTCGTCACCATGATGGGGCTACAGTTCGGCTTTCTGCTGGGCGGCTCTATCGTGGTGGAGAAAGTTTTTAACTGGCCGGGGCTGGGGCGTCTGCTGGTGGATTCAGTGGAGATGCGCGACTACCCGGTTATTCAGGCCGAAGTGCTGCTGTTCTCGCTGGAATTTATTCTTATCAACTTAGTGGTGGATGTGCTCTACGCCGCCATTAACCCGGCTATCAGGTACAAGTAAGGATGCGACTTTTCAACTGGCGCCGACAGGCGCTTATCAACGGCATGCCCACCGTCCGGCCATCGACGACGCGCACGCCGTGGCATGAATTCTGGCATCGCCTCAAACGCCAGCCGGTGGCGCTGGTAGCGGGCGGCTTCGTGCTGCTGCTGATAGCGCTGGCGCTGTTCGCGCCGTGGATCGCGCCGTTCGACGCGGAAAACTATTTCGATTACGACCGCCTCAATGAAGGGCCGTCGATGGTGCACTGGTTTGGCGTCGATTCGCTGGGGCGCGATATTTTCAGCCGGGTGATCGTCGGCGCGCGGATTTCGCTCGCCGCCGGGGTGTTTGCGGTACTGACGGGGGCGCTGATCGGCACCGTGCTGGGTCTGCTGGCGGGCTTTTACGAAGGCTGGTGGGACCGGGTGATTATGCGCATCTGCGACGTGCTGTTCGCCTTTCCGGGTATTTTGCTCGCCATTGCCGTGGTGGCGGTGATGGGCAGCGGCATGGCGAATGTCATTATCGCCGTGGCGATCTTCAGTATCCCGGCCTTCGCCCGCCTGGTGCGCGGCAATACGCTGGTGCTGAAGCACCAGACGTTTATCGAATCGGCGCGCAGCATAGGCGCGTCGGATGCGACCATTCTGTTTCGCCATATCCTGCCGGGGACGGTGTCGTCGATTGTGGTCTATTTCACCATGCGCATCGGCACGTCGATTATCTCCGCCGCCAGCCTGTCGTTTCTTGGCCTGGGCGCGCAGCCGCCGACGCCGGAGTGGGGCGCGATGTTAAACGAGGCCCGCGCGGATATGGTGATGGCCCCGCACGTGGCGATTTTCCCGAGCCTTGCGATTTTCCTGACGGTGCTGGCGTTTAACCTGTTGGGCGACGGGTTGCGCGACGCGCTGGATCCGAAGATTAAAGGGTAGGGCGGGAAGTGGTGGGTGCGCACGCTTACCCGCCGTTGCAACACAACGCCGTCCGGCACCCGCAATAAAAAAGGCTGCCATCGGCAGCCTTTTCACGTCGCGCAGAAACCTTAGACCAGGCTTCCCCACAGGTCATATTCGTCGGCATTTTCCACCTTCACGCGCACCACGTCGCCCGGCTTCAGTGTGGTTTCCCCGTTCAGGTAGACTGCGCCGTCGATTTCCGGGGCGTCCGCCATGCTGCGGCCAATCGCGCCTTCGTCGTCCACTTCATCAATGATGACCAGGATCTCGCGGCCCACTTTTTCCTGCAAACGCTCGGCGGAAATCTGCTGCTGCAACGCCATAAAGCGGTTCCAGCGCTCTTCTTTCACCTCTTCCGGCACCTGATCCGCCAGATCGTTGGCGGTCGCGCCTTCGACCGGGCTGTACTTAAAGCAGCCCACGCGATCCAGACGCGCCTCTTTCAGGAAATCCAGCAGCATCTGGAAATCTTCTTCGGTTTCGCCAGGGAAGCCGACGATAAACGTCGAGCGCAGAGTCAGCTCCGGGCAGATCTCGCGCCACTGCTTAATGCGCGCCAGCTGGCGGTCCACCGAGCCGGGACGCTTCATCAGCTTCAGGATACGCGGGCTGGCGTGCTGCAACGGAATATCCAGATACGGCAGGATTTTGCCTTCGGCCATCAGCGGGATCACATCGTCCACGTGCGGGTACGGGTAGACGTAGTGCAGACGCACCCAGACGCCCAGCTTCGCGAGCTGTTCGCACAGGCTTACCATGCTGGTTTTGACCGGGGAACCGTTCCAGAAACCGGTGCGGTGTTTCACATCCACGCCGTAAGCGGAAGTGTCCTGCGAAATCACCAGCAGCTCTTTGACGCCCGCTTCCACCAGACGTTTGGCCTCGGCCAGCACGTCGCCAATCGGGCGGCTGTCGAGATCGCCGCGCATCGACGGGATAATGCAGAAGGTGCAGCGATGGTTGCAGCCTTCGGAAATTTTCAGGTAGGCGTAGTGGCGCGGCGTCAGCTTCACGCCCTGTTCCGGCACCAGGCTCAGGAACGGGTTGTGCTTCGGCTTCGGCACATAATGATGAACATGTTGCAGCACCTGTTCGTAACTGTGCGGCCCGGTTATCTCCAGCACTTTCGGGTGCACTTCGCGGATCTGATCTTCTTTCGCGCCGAGACAGCCAGTGACAATCACCTTGCCGTTTTCATTCAGCGCCTCGCCGATCGCCTCCAGCGACTCCTGCACCGCGCTGTCGATAAACCCGCAGGTGTTGACGATAACCATATCGGCGTCGTCATAGCGTGGCACCACGTCATAACCTTCGGTGCGAAGCTCTGTCAGGATGCGCTCAGAGTCCACCAGGTTTTTTGGGCAGCCCAGCGAAACGAAGCCGATCTTTGGCTGCTGCATTACATTGCTCATAGGTCAAAAATTCATCATTTATGGAGTTATCAGGGCGGGGATTTTACAGAGGTTGGTGGGAAATTTGTACTGCTATCTTATGCTGCCGCCTTGTTAAAGATTTTGTAAAAGTCAGCCCGGCTCTCTGGCGGCTGGCTACCCTTAATCGGGACTGCCATAAGGAGAACCGCCATGCCGCTACGCTCGCCCCAATTACTCGCTCTGCTGCTCGTTGTGAGCGCCTCCGCGGCGGCGCTGCCCGCAAAGGTGGATGTGCTTGCCGATAATCTCGAAAACCCGTGGTCGCTGGCGTTTTTGCCCGATAACCAGGGCATGCTGATAACGCTTCGCGGCGGCGAACTGAAACGCTGGCAGCCAGGCAAAGGGCTTTCCGCGGCTATCTCTGGCGTGCCGACGGTCTGGCATCAGGGGCAGGGCGGTCTGCTGGACGTGGTGCTGGCGCCCGATTTTAACGAGAGCCGCCGCGTCTGGTTGAGCTATGCCGAAGCTGGCAGCGATGGCAAAGCGGGCACCGCGGTGGGCTACGGGCGGCTCAGCGACGATATGCAGCGGCTGGAGAATTTTAAGGTCGTGTTCCGCCAGCAGCCGAAGCTCTCGGTCGGCAATCATTTCGGCGGACGTATGGCGTTTGACGGTAAAGGGCATCTGTTTATCGCGCTTGGCGAGAATAACCAGCGCCCGACGGCGCAGGATCGCGATAAGCTCCAGGGCAAGGTGGTGCGCCTGACGGAGAACGGCGACGTGCCGAAGGATAATCCGTTTGTCGGCAAACAGGGCGTGCGCCCGGAGATCTGGTCTTACGGCATTCGCAACCCGCAGGGGCTGGCGCTCAACCCGTGGAGCCAGACGATATGGCTTAACGAGCACGGCCCGAAAGGCGGCGATGAAATTAATATTCCCGAAGCGGGTAAAAATTACGGCTGGCCGCTTGCCACCTGGGGCATCAATTACAGCGGCGAGCCAATCCCGGAGGCCAAAGGCGGTGAAGCGCCGGGCACCGAACAGCCGCTGTTCTACTGGAAAGTCTCGCCTGCAGTGAGCGGCATGGCGTTCTATAACGCCGATACATTTCCCCAATGGAAAAATAAGCTGTTTATCGGCGCGCTCAAAGAACAGAACCTAATCCAGCTGTCGGTGAACGGCAACAAGGTGACGGAAGATGGCCGACTGCTGGAGAAAGAGCACCAGCGCATTCGCGATGTGCGCGTCGGGCCGGACGGGTTCCTGTATGTGCTGACCGACGAATCCGACGGCCAGCTGCTGAAAGTCAGCCCGGCGTCGTGATTAGCTCACCGGGATCATGACGATATGGCGAAACGCCGGGCGCTCGGTGAGCTGCTGATACCAGCGCGCCAGGTGCGGACGCGGCATCCACTCGATGCCGACGTTAAAGAGATTATAGATGTGCGGGGCAGGCGCCATATCGGCGATGCCGAACGCGTTGCCGGAGAGCCACGGCGTTTTCGCCAGTTCGGCATCAAGAATACCGAACAGCGCGTCGCACTGCTTTTTGCTCTCTTCAATCAGTACCGGGTCGCGCTGCTCGGGCGGCGTGCGCACCAGGCTGAAGACCACGCCGCGGTGCGGGGCGGGCAGCGTGCTGATAGCCCAGTCCATCCACTTTTCACCGCGGGCGCGCTCAACCGGGCTTTCCTGCCACAGGCGGCCCTGGCCATACTGCGCCGCCAGATAACGCACAATGGTGTTCGATTCCCACAGCACCAGCCCGGTTTCATCGTCGCGCAGGCACGGCACCAGGCCGTTCGGGTTCATCGCCAGGTAATCGGCATCATGGTTGACGCCATATTTACCGCCCGCCGGAATGCGGTTATACGGCAGCTCCAGCTCTTCCAGACACCACAGCACCTTCTTCACGTTAGTGGAATTCTCTCGACCCCATACGGTTATCATGACTTGCTCCTTTGCAGATGAACGATGCCGCGGCGACGACTGCGCGCCACGAATAATCGCCATGGTGGAATAAACCCCGCGCTTTCGCAACTGCCTGAAAATGCCGCCCCGGTTTGTGACCGGAAAGTGAAACTTTAAAAACTTTACCCCCGTGCTGTTTCATTGAGGGCGTTTGTGCGTTATTACTCACCTTTTCACCGATACGGTTGATTTGTAGTAGTTTCTGGAATGGATATTCAGGTGGCTCTTATGACCTCATTCTCACGCTCCGGCGCTCGTCGCGTGCTGGCTCTCTCAGGCGCGTTTCTTTTAATGTCTCTCTCCACCGCGCATGCGGCCGACCCGATTGCGCCCGTCGCGCCGGACGTCGATGCCCGCGCCTGGATCCTGATGGACTATCACAGCGGCAAAGTGCTGGCGGAAGGCAACGCGGATGAAAAACTCGATCCGGCGAGCCTCACCAAACTGATGACCAGCTATGTGGTCGGTCAGGCGCTTAAAGCGGGTAAAATTCATCTCGATGATAAAGTGACCGTCGGCAAAGACGCCTGGGCGACCGGCAACCCGGCGCTGCGCGGCTCGTCGCTGATGTTTTTAAAACCCGGCGATCAGGTGTCTGTGGCCGATCTCAACAAAGGCGTGATTATTCAGTCCGGCAATGACGCCAGCATCGCCATCGCCGATTATGTGGCGGGCAGCCAGGACGCGTTTGTCGGCCTGATGAACGGCTACGCCAAACGCCTTGGGTTGACCAGTACGACCTTTAAAACCGTCCACGGCCTCGATGCGCCTGGGCAGTTCAGCACCGCGCGCGATATGGCGCTGCTCGGCAAGGCGCTGATCCACGACGTGCCGGATGAGTACGCCATTCATAAAGAGAAAGAGTTTACGTTCAACAAAATCCGCCAGCCGAACCGCAACCGTCTGTTGTGGAGCAGCAGCATGAACGTCGACGGAATGAAAACCGGCACCACGGCGGGCGCAGGCTATAACCTCGTGGCCTCGGCGACGCAGGGCGATATGCGCCTGATCTCCGTCGTGCTGGGCGCGAAAACCGACGGCATTCGTTTTCGCGAATCGGAAAAGCTGCTGACCTGGGGCTTCCGCTTCTTTGAAACCGTCACGCCGATCAAACCGGATGCCGCGTTCGTCAATCAGCGTGTGTGGTTTGGCGACAGCAGCGAAGTGAAACTCGGCGCGGGCGAGGCGGGCTCGGTGACGATCCCGAAAGGCCAGCTGAAAAACCTGAAAGCCACGTATACGCTCACGTCGCCGCAGCTTACCGCGCCGCTGAAGCAGGGGCAGGTGGTCGGCACCATTGATTTCCAGCTGAACGGCAAGAATATCGAGCAGCGCCCGCTGGTGGTGATGGAGGCGGTAAATGAAGGCGGCTTCTTTAGCCGGATGTGGGATTTCGTGCTGATGAAATTCCATCAGTGGTTCGGGAGCTGGTTCTCGTAACCGTGCGCTCCCGGTTCGCGGGAGCGTTTACCACATGACGCTGACGTTTGCCGCCTGCGCCCAGGCGATAAACGCGTCGCCGGGCATGCGGTCGGTGGCGATAGTATCGAACGCCTCAAGCGGCCCCATGCAGGCGGGCCGCACCTGACCAAACTTACTGTGATCGGCCACGATCACGTGACGCTGGGCCATCTCCAGCGCCCAGTGTTTTACCGGCAATTCGTCGAGATTAAAACAGGTCGCGCCATACTGCGGATGTACGCCCGCCGCCGAAAAAAACGCGATGTCGGGGCAGAGATTGCGCAGCGTCTCCTGGAAATTGAGCGGTTTGAAAATGGCGTTGCTGGCGTGGAATTCGCCGCCGCAAAGAATAACGCGGCAGTGCGGTTTCTCCTGGAGCGCCAGAAAGGTGTTAAGCGAATAGCAGATGCCGGTAAAGGGCAGGGCGTCGTCCAGCGCGTCGATGATCCATGGCGTGGTGGTGCCGCAGTCGAAAAATAGCGTCTGGTGCGGGCGGGCGAGCGACGCCGCGAGCGCGGCCGCGTGGCGCTTCTCTTCCACCAGCCGGGTTTGCTCGTCGCTCAGCAGATAGCGGCTCACCGCCACCCCGCGCGGCTCCAGCACAATGTAACCGCCAAGCAGCGTGACCGGCGCGTCATTGCCCTGAAGATCGCGGCGAATGGTCATCTCAGAGACGCCCAGCAGCGCCGCCGCCTCTTTAAGATGCATTTTATCCTGTCGCTTTAGCGCCTGTAGCAATTGCGCCAGCCGCTCGTCACGCCGCGTTTCCATAATCCCTCTTGCTCAACCCGGCGCCACGCCCTTCGCGCGGCGCCTGAAAAGTCGTGCAATCTTACCTGTCGGCCTGCGGTTAGTCACGCACCCAGCCTTTACGGATGGGCAGCGCAAAACAGAAACGATAGAGCTGGCGCAGCGTGCGGTAGAGCGGTTCGCCGAGCGGCGTCCAGAGGATCTGCGCGCTCAGGCAGGCGAGCATCGCCACCAGCAAGCCGCCCGCCATATCCAGCGGCCAGTGGACGCCCAGATAGACGCGCGACCAGGCGATCGCGCAGGCCACCGCCATTAACAGCGCGCCCGACCAGAGGCGGTGCCAGAAGAGAAACGCCAGCGCGAAGGTGAAAATCACGGTGCCGTGATCGCTTGGGTAGGAGTCGTCCGGCGCGTGCGGCAGGAACTGATGGCCGAGGCCCACCACAAACGGGCGCGGATGCGGAAACAGATGGCCCGCAAGCCAGGAGACGGCAAGACTAATGAGCAGCGCCAGCGCGAACTTCACGACCAGCCTGCGCTCGCCGGGACGCCAGAGCCAGAGCACCGCCGGCAGCAGCGGCACAATCGAGATAAGATCGCGGGCGATAAACGTCGCCAGCGCGATAAGCCAGCCCGGCGACGCGGGCGTCGCGTTAATGTGCAAAAACAGAAATTGATTCAACGCTTCCATCATAGGGTTGCGGGTTCCTTATTCATCAATGTGGTGGTCACGCCCCACGTCACCACCTGCGTGAGCCACACCCACCAGCCTGCCCACAGGTTATGGGTGAAGAAATGCGCGCCGCGCATCACCTGGCCGAAGCCCATCGCGAGCCCCAGTACAATGCCCGCCGCCAGCGCCAGCCGGGCGTATCCCGGATGTTCGCGTTTAAGACCGAACCAGAGGCCCATCATCATAAAACCGCTGGAGGCATGGCCGCCGGGGAAACAGCGGCCAGGACCGCTGCCGTCGGGCACCGCGTCAAAGAGCGGATAAGAGAGCGCCTTTCCGCCATACTCTACGAGATCCCACGGACAGCTGTGATGGCTGATGGCCTTCAGGATGCCGACCACGGCGGCCCCTAGGCCCATCAGCACCGCCACCATCATCCAGCGCGGATGGCGACGAATCACGCCATACAGCAGGCTCCCGACGGCGACCGCGATCGCGCAATATTTGGCGAGCCGGTGGTTGAGCAGATCAAGCCAGTGGTTGTCCTGCCAGGGAAAATCTCCTGCGGCGGCGTCAAACCACATCTGCGTCAGCCAGCGGTCCAGCGTTTCCGTGCGTGAAAGCCAGGTGAACAGCACGCCCAGCGCCGTTAACAGCGCGAGCTGACCAACATAAAAGCGCAGAGGCAAGGAATAAAGGGAGATTGTCTTATTTATCCGGGGCCTGGCGGGCCAGAAAAGCGGAGTTAAAGTACGCATAGCGGCGCCATCGGGAAGAGGAAAACCGCCAGCATAAAGAGGCTAACTTAAGAAAACCTTAAACAACCGGGCGAAAGGCGCGCCACGCCCCGGTTGTCGCACACAATTCACTATCGCGCGGCGCGGCAATTCATTACACTTTGCGCGATTTTATAGATGGATGACTCATGCAAACTCACGCAAACCGAACCGGACGTCTCGGACGCCAGGCGCTGCTGTTCCCGCTCTGCCTGGTGCTCTACGAATTCTCGACTTATATCGGCAACGACATGATCCAGCCGGGCATGCTCGCGGTCGTCGAACAGTATCAGGCGGGCGTCGAATGGGTGCCCACCTCCATGACCGCTTATCTCGCGGGCGGCATGTTTTTACAGTGGCTGCTCGGCCCGCTGTCTGACCGTATCGGCAGACGCCCCGTGATGCTGGCGGGCGTGGTGTGGTTTATCGTCACCTGCCTCGCCACGCTGCTGGCCCAGACCATTGAACAGTTCACCGTGCTGCGCTTTTTGCAGGGTATCAGCCTGTGCTTTATCGGCGCGGTAGGGTATGCCGCGATTCAGGAGTCGTTTGAGGAGGCGGTGTGCATCAAAATCACCGCGCTGATGGCGAACGTGGCGCTGATAGCGCCGCTGCTCGGGCCGCTGGTGGGCGCCGCCTGGGTGCACGCCGCGCCCTGGGAGATGATGTTTGTGCTGTTCGCGGCGCTGGCGGCTATCTCTTTCGTTGGCCTGTGGCGCGCCATGCCGGAGACGGCCACGCGGCTTGGCGAGACGCTGTCGCTGCGCGAGCTGGGCCGCGACTATAAAGCGGTGCTGAAGAACCTGCGGTTTGTGTCCGGGGCGCTGGCAATAGGTTTCGTCAGCCTGCCGCTGCTGGCGTGGATAGCGCAGTCGCCGGTGATTATTATCAGCGGCGAGCAGATGAGCACCTATGAGTATGGCCTGTTGCAGGTGCCAATTTTCGGCGCGCTGATTATCGGCAACCTGGTGCTGGCGAAACTCACCGCGCGGCGCGCCGTGCGTTCGCTGATTGTGATGGGCGGCTGGCCGATTGTGACCGGGCTGGCGCTGGCGGCGCTCGCGACGGTTATCTCATCCCATAGCTATCTCTGGATGACGGCGGGCTTAAGTATTTACGCCTTTGGCATCGGCATTGCCAACGCGGGCCTGGTGCGCCTGACGCTCTTTGCCAGCGATATCAGCAAAGGCACCGTCTCCGCGGCGATGGGCATGTTGCAGATGACCATCTTCACGGTGGGCATTGAGGTCAGCAAGCACGCCTGGATTGGCGGCGGCAACGCGCTGTTTAACCTGTTTAACTTCGCGAGCGGGCTGCTGTGGCTGGGCCTGATGGTGATTTTCCTGAAGGACAAAACCGTCGGCACCCGCCCGGAAGGCTAACGCGTTAGGCGACGGCCCGTCCGGGCCGTCGCCTCAGGCGAATGGCGCATCGCCGTTCAGCACCTTGTCGATAATCTCCAGCACGCCATCCCGATTGTTGGCGGGCGCACGGTAACGCGCCACCTTGTGGATCGCCTCCGGCGCGTTGTCCATCGCAAACCCAAACCCGGCATGACGCAGCATCTCGACGTCATTGCCGCCGTCGCCAAACGCCACGACCTCGCTGTCCGCAATGCCCCAGCGCTGTTGCAGCATCTGAATGCCGTTCGCCTTGTGAAGGCCAGG
Encoded proteins:
- the deoR gene encoding Deoxyribose operon repressor, coding for METRRDERLAQLLQALKRQDKMHLKEAAALLGVSEMTIRRDLQGNDAPVTLLGGYIVLEPRGVAVSRYLLSDEQTRLVEEKRHAAALAASLARPHQTLFFDCGTTTPWIIDALDDALPFTGICYSLNTFLALQEKPHCRVILCGGEFHASNAIFKPLNFQETLRNLCPDIAFFSAAGVHPQYGATCFNLDELPVKHWALEMAQRHVIVADHSKFGQVRPACMGPLEAFDTIATDRMPGDAFIAWAQAANVSVMW
- the cmr gene encoding Multidrug translocase mdfA gives rise to the protein MQTHANRTGRLGRQALLFPLCLVLYEFSTYIGNDMIQPGMLAVVEQYQAGVEWVPTSMTAYLAGGMFLQWLLGPLSDRIGRRPVMLAGVVWFIVTCLATLLAQTIEQFTVLRFLQGISLCFIGAVGYAAIQESFEEAVCIKITALMANVALIAPLLGPLVGAAWVHAAPWEMMFVLFAALAAISFVGLWRAMPETATRLGETLSLRELGRDYKAVLKNLRFVSGALAIGFVSLPLLAWIAQSPVIIISGEQMSTYEYGLLQVPIFGALIIGNLVLAKLTARRAVRSLIVMGGWPIVTGLALAALATVISSHSYLWMTAGLSIYAFGIGIANAGLVRLTLFASDISKGTVSAAMGMLQMTIFTVGIEVSKHAWIGGGNALFNLFNFASGLLWLGLMVIFLKDKTVGTRPEG
- the ybjG gene encoding Putative undecaprenyl-diphosphatase ybjG: MMEALNQFLFLHINATPASPGWLIALATFIARDLISIVPLLPAVLWLWRPGERRLVVKFALALLISLAVSWLAGHLFPHPRPFVVGLGHQFLPHAPDDSYPSDHGTVIFTFALAFLFWHRLWSGALLMAVACAIAWSRVYLGVHWPLDMAGGLLVAMLACLSAQILWTPLGEPLYRTLRQLYRFCFALPIRKGWVRD